A single genomic interval of Magnetospirillum sp. 15-1 harbors:
- a CDS encoding acyl-CoA dehydrogenase C-terminal domain-containing protein, giving the protein MASYKAPLRDMRFVLFELMEGDKLATLPGYEEFSRDLIDPVLEEAAKICEGVLHPINRSGDEEGCAFENGVVRTPKGFAEAYRLFREGGWTSISCDPAYGGQGMPKTVATLVEEMICSSNLSFGMYPGLSHGAYVSLHGFGSDALKDAYLPKMVDGTWAGTMCLTEPHCGTDLGLLRTRAVPQDDGSHKITGTKIFISAGEHDLTENIVHLVLARLPDAPKGVKGISLFLVPKFLPKADGTPGVRNGVACGSIEHKMGIKASSTCVMNFDDATGWLVGEPHKGMRAMFAMMNTERLSVGVQGLGLAEASYQGAVAYARERIQGRSLTGTKHPDKAADPIIVHPDVRRMLLTQRAYVEGCRALAAWAAWNVDQQKHNPDPAVREEAEDFVALITPIIKALLTDLGFEATNLGMQVFGGHGFIREHGMEQYVRDCRIAQIYEGTNGIQALDLVGRKLPAHAGRYLRRFFHPVSAFIEAKVEDPVLGEFVQPLAKAFVRLQQATAQVARAGMKNPDEAGAAASDYLRLFGLTALAYLWARMAETSLPRLADDPDGFYAAKVGSARFFMERLLPQTGGLLSAILAGGGSMMSFDEAAF; this is encoded by the coding sequence ATGGCCAGTTACAAGGCTCCCCTGCGCGACATGCGCTTTGTCCTCTTCGAGCTGATGGAGGGCGACAAACTCGCCACTCTTCCCGGCTACGAGGAGTTTTCCCGCGATCTCATCGATCCGGTGCTGGAAGAGGCCGCCAAGATCTGCGAAGGCGTGCTGCACCCCATCAACCGCTCCGGCGATGAAGAGGGCTGCGCCTTCGAGAACGGCGTGGTGCGCACGCCCAAGGGCTTCGCCGAGGCCTACCGGCTGTTCCGCGAGGGCGGCTGGACCTCCATTTCCTGCGATCCCGCCTATGGCGGGCAGGGAATGCCCAAGACCGTCGCCACCCTGGTCGAGGAGATGATCTGCTCGTCCAACCTGTCGTTCGGCATGTATCCGGGCTTGAGCCACGGCGCCTATGTCTCGCTGCACGGCTTCGGCTCCGACGCGCTGAAGGACGCCTATCTGCCCAAGATGGTGGACGGCACCTGGGCCGGCACCATGTGCCTGACCGAACCCCATTGCGGCACCGATCTCGGGCTGCTGCGCACCAGGGCGGTGCCCCAGGACGACGGCAGCCATAAGATCACCGGCACCAAGATCTTCATCTCGGCCGGCGAGCACGATCTGACCGAGAACATCGTCCATCTGGTGCTGGCCCGCCTGCCCGACGCGCCCAAGGGCGTCAAGGGCATCAGCCTGTTCCTGGTGCCCAAGTTCCTGCCCAAGGCCGACGGCACCCCCGGCGTGCGCAACGGCGTGGCTTGCGGCTCCATTGAGCACAAGATGGGCATCAAGGCCTCGTCCACCTGCGTCATGAATTTCGACGACGCCACCGGCTGGCTGGTGGGCGAGCCGCACAAGGGCATGCGCGCCATGTTCGCCATGATGAACACCGAGCGCCTGTCGGTGGGCGTGCAGGGGCTGGGCCTGGCCGAGGCCTCCTACCAGGGGGCCGTGGCCTATGCCCGCGAGCGTATCCAGGGCCGTTCGCTGACGGGGACCAAGCATCCCGACAAGGCCGCCGATCCCATCATCGTCCACCCGGATGTGCGGCGCATGCTGCTGACCCAGCGGGCCTATGTGGAGGGCTGCCGCGCCCTGGCGGCCTGGGCCGCCTGGAACGTCGACCAGCAAAAGCACAATCCCGACCCCGCCGTCCGCGAGGAGGCCGAGGACTTCGTCGCCCTGATCACCCCGATCATCAAGGCGCTGCTGACCGATCTGGGGTTCGAGGCGACCAATCTGGGCATGCAGGTGTTCGGCGGCCACGGCTTCATCCGCGAACACGGCATGGAGCAGTATGTGCGCGACTGCCGCATCGCTCAGATCTACGAGGGCACCAACGGCATCCAGGCCCTGGACCTGGTGGGGCGCAAGCTGCCGGCCCATGCCGGCCGCTATCTGCGCCGCTTCTTCCATCCGGTCTCGGCCTTCATCGAGGCCAAGGTGGAGGACCCGGTGCTGGGCGAGTTCGTCCAGCCCCTGGCCAAGGCCTTCGTGCGCCTGCAGCAGGCCACCGCCCAGGTGGCCCGCGCCGGCATGAAGAATCCCGACGAGGCGGGGGCGGCGGCCAGCGACTACCTGCGGCTGTTCGGCCTGACGGCGCTGGCCTATCTGTGGGCCCGCATGGCCGAGACCAGCTTGCCCCGGCTGGCCGACGACCCGGACGGCTTCTATGCCGCCAAGGTGGGCTCGGCGCGGTTCTTCATGGAACGCCTGCTGCCGCAGACCGGCGGCCTGCTCTCGGCCATTCTGGCCGGCGGCGGCTCGATGATGTCGTTCGACGAAGCGGCCTTCTAG
- a CDS encoding 3-hydroxyacyl-CoA dehydrogenase/enoyl-CoA hydratase family protein: protein MAGINKVAVIGAGVMGAGIAAHVANAGVPVVLLDIVPAGAENRNAIAEGAVARMLKADPAPFMSKAAARLVTTGNTEDHLGLLAECDWIVEAVIERLDIKQALYARIDAARKPGSVVSSNTSTIPLAALVDGLGEGFAADFCITHFFNPPRYMRLLEVVGGAKTRPEALATVSAFADHRLGKSVVSCKDRPGFIANRLGVYWLQAAVAEAVDLDLDIEEADAIIGRPVGIPKTGVFGLLDLVGLDLMPHVNASMAQALPKDDPFHAINRPVPLVDRLIAEGYTGRKGKGGFYRLNREGGRKDKEAIDLASGRFRPQRRAEVAAVKAAGRKLSALFDHDSKHGRYAWRVMGATLTYAATLLGDAADAVDAIDEAMRLGYNWKFGPFELIDKLGVDWLVARLEAEGRAVPAILRKAAGRPFYRIKAGRRQVLGLDGQYRDVLRPDGVIMLEDIKLTTEPVLKNGSAALWDIGDGVACLEFTSKMNSMDPDIMDLLNKSIRRVKKDFKALVIYNEGSNFSAGANLGLALFAANIAAWTEIENMVAQGQETYRALKYAPFPVVGAPSGMALGGGCEILLHCDAVQAHAETYVGLVEVGVGLVPAWGGCKEMLHRWATLGRLPKGPMPAIGKVFEIVSTATVAKSAAEAKELLFLRPDDGITMNRYRLLADAKARALALVDNYAPPEPPSFVLPGPAAKVAMDMAVGGFRRLGKATPHDEVVSGALAEVLSGGDTDVIEVLDETALLDLERSRFMRLVRHPGSLARTEAMLMTGKPLRN from the coding sequence ATGGCCGGAATCAACAAAGTCGCGGTCATCGGCGCCGGCGTCATGGGGGCGGGAATCGCCGCCCATGTGGCCAATGCCGGTGTGCCCGTGGTGCTGCTGGACATCGTTCCGGCCGGCGCCGAAAACCGTAACGCCATCGCCGAGGGCGCCGTCGCCCGGATGCTGAAGGCCGATCCCGCCCCCTTCATGAGCAAGGCGGCGGCGCGGCTGGTCACCACCGGCAATACCGAGGATCACCTCGGCCTGCTGGCCGAATGCGACTGGATCGTCGAGGCGGTGATCGAGCGCCTGGACATCAAGCAGGCGCTGTACGCCAGGATCGACGCGGCGCGCAAGCCGGGCAGCGTGGTGTCCTCCAACACCTCGACCATTCCGCTGGCCGCCCTGGTGGATGGCCTGGGCGAGGGGTTCGCCGCCGATTTCTGCATCACCCACTTCTTCAACCCGCCGCGCTACATGCGGCTTTTGGAAGTGGTGGGCGGCGCCAAGACCCGGCCGGAGGCCCTGGCCACGGTGTCGGCCTTCGCCGATCACCGCCTGGGCAAGAGCGTGGTGTCGTGCAAGGACCGCCCCGGCTTCATCGCCAACCGCCTGGGCGTGTACTGGCTGCAGGCGGCGGTGGCCGAGGCCGTCGACCTGGACCTGGATATCGAGGAGGCGGACGCCATCATCGGCAGGCCGGTCGGCATCCCCAAGACCGGCGTGTTCGGCCTGCTGGATCTGGTCGGCCTCGACCTGATGCCCCACGTCAACGCCAGCATGGCCCAGGCCCTGCCCAAGGACGACCCCTTCCACGCCATCAACCGGCCGGTGCCGCTGGTCGATCGCCTGATCGCCGAGGGCTATACCGGGCGCAAGGGCAAGGGCGGCTTCTATCGCCTCAACCGCGAGGGCGGCCGCAAGGACAAGGAAGCCATCGATCTGGCCAGCGGCCGGTTCCGGCCGCAGCGCAGGGCCGAGGTGGCGGCGGTCAAGGCCGCCGGGCGCAAGCTTTCCGCCCTGTTCGACCACGACAGCAAGCATGGCCGCTACGCCTGGCGCGTCATGGGTGCGACCCTGACCTATGCCGCGACCCTGCTGGGTGATGCGGCCGACGCGGTCGATGCCATCGATGAGGCCATGCGGCTGGGCTACAACTGGAAGTTCGGCCCCTTCGAGCTGATCGACAAGCTGGGCGTCGATTGGCTGGTGGCGCGGCTCGAGGCCGAGGGTAGGGCGGTGCCGGCCATCCTGCGCAAAGCCGCCGGCCGCCCCTTCTACCGCATCAAGGCCGGGCGCCGGCAGGTGCTGGGGCTGGACGGGCAATACCGCGACGTGCTCCGCCCCGATGGCGTGATCATGCTCGAAGACATCAAGCTGACCACCGAACCGGTGCTGAAGAACGGCTCGGCCGCCCTGTGGGATATCGGCGACGGCGTCGCCTGCCTGGAGTTCACCAGCAAGATGAACTCCATGGACCCCGACATCATGGATCTGCTGAACAAGTCCATCCGACGGGTCAAAAAGGACTTCAAGGCGCTGGTTATCTATAACGAGGGCAGCAACTTCTCGGCCGGCGCCAATCTGGGCCTCGCCCTGTTCGCCGCCAATATCGCCGCCTGGACGGAGATCGAAAACATGGTCGCCCAGGGGCAGGAAACCTATCGCGCCCTGAAATACGCCCCGTTCCCGGTGGTCGGCGCGCCGTCGGGCATGGCGCTGGGCGGCGGCTGCGAAATCCTGCTCCATTGCGACGCGGTCCAGGCCCATGCCGAGACCTATGTGGGGCTGGTCGAGGTCGGGGTCGGCCTCGTCCCCGCCTGGGGCGGCTGCAAGGAGATGCTGCACCGCTGGGCCACCCTGGGGCGTCTGCCCAAGGGGCCGATGCCGGCCATCGGCAAGGTCTTCGAGATCGTCAGCACCGCCACCGTCGCCAAGTCGGCGGCCGAGGCCAAGGAGCTGCTGTTCCTGCGGCCCGACGACGGCATCACCATGAACCGCTACCGCCTGCTGGCCGATGCCAAGGCCAGGGCGCTGGCCCTGGTCGACAATTACGCCCCGCCCGAGCCGCCCAGCTTCGTGCTGCCGGGACCGGCGGCCAAGGTGGCCATGGACATGGCGGTCGGCGGCTTCCGCCGTCTCGGCAAGGCCACTCCCCATGACGAGGTGGTCTCGGGAGCGCTGGCCGAGGTGCTGTCGGGCGGCGATACCGACGTCATCGAGGTGCTGGACGAAACCGCCCTGCTGGACCTCGAGCGCTCGCGCTTCATGCGTCTGGTCCGGCATCCCGGCTCGCTGGCGCGGACCGAGGCCATGCTGATGACCGGCAAGCCGCTCCGCAATTAG
- a CDS encoding thioesterase family protein: MNLWLRLLRVFIASLFRPRLGLTDESLLHFRVMPHDLDINIHMNNARYFALMDLGRFDLIVRGGLWRPVLRNRWQPVIAAALVRFRRPLKPFEPLTLSSRLIAWDEKWLYMEHRIESKGNLACHTIVRGAFVGATGVVPPAAIADAVGFTGPSPSLPDWIVPWRDLDGAIEACPSLNPALEASPCVL; the protein is encoded by the coding sequence ATGAACCTGTGGCTTAGGCTCCTGAGGGTGTTCATCGCCTCCCTCTTCCGCCCGCGTCTGGGGCTCACCGATGAATCGCTGCTGCATTTCAGGGTGATGCCGCACGATCTGGACATCAACATCCACATGAACAATGCCCGCTATTTCGCCCTGATGGATCTCGGGCGGTTCGATCTGATCGTTCGCGGCGGCCTGTGGCGGCCGGTGCTGCGCAATCGCTGGCAGCCGGTGATCGCGGCGGCGCTGGTCCGCTTCCGCCGGCCGCTCAAGCCGTTCGAGCCGCTCACCCTGAGCAGCCGGCTGATCGCCTGGGACGAGAAGTGGCTCTACATGGAGCACCGTATCGAGTCCAAGGGCAATCTGGCCTGCCACACCATCGTGCGCGGCGCCTTCGTCGGCGCCACCGGCGTGGTGCCGCCGGCCGCCATCGCCGACGCCGTGGGGTTCACCGGTCCCTCTCCGTCATTGCCCGACTGGATCGTTCCCTGGCGCGATCTGGACGGAGCCATCGAGGCATGTCCCTCGTTAAACCCTGCCCTGGAGGCAAGTCCATGCGTTCTTTGA
- a CDS encoding thiolase family protein produces MKKVVIAGYARSPFTLAKKGALASVRPDELAAQVVRALVAKAGIPGEDIEDLLLGCAFPEGEQGFNVARLVSLMAGLPRCLGAATINRFCGSSMSSVHIAAGAIGMGAGEAFICAGVESMSRVPMMGFNPLPHPDFAASNPGAYMGMGDTAENVAAKWNISRREQEDFAARSHQLAIAAQQAGRFADEIVAITGRKGTVGADGCIRPETTAESLAELKPAFSATGVVTAGTSSPLTDGASALLVCSEDYAARHKLDVLAAVKSVAVCGCDPEVMGIGPVGASLKALKRADIDAAQLDVVELNEAFASQAIACIRELGLKPETVNIDGGAIALGHPLGATGARIVGKAASLLKRQKGRYALATQCIGGGQGIATILEAV; encoded by the coding sequence ATGAAGAAGGTGGTAATCGCGGGGTACGCGCGTTCGCCGTTCACCCTGGCCAAGAAGGGCGCCCTGGCGTCCGTCCGTCCCGATGAGCTGGCCGCCCAGGTGGTCCGCGCCCTGGTGGCCAAGGCCGGAATCCCCGGGGAGGATATCGAGGATCTGCTGCTCGGCTGCGCCTTCCCCGAGGGCGAGCAGGGCTTCAACGTGGCACGGCTGGTCAGCCTGATGGCCGGCCTGCCCCGTTGCCTGGGCGCGGCCACCATCAACCGCTTCTGCGGTTCCTCCATGAGCTCGGTGCACATCGCCGCCGGCGCCATCGGGATGGGAGCCGGCGAGGCCTTCATCTGCGCCGGCGTCGAAAGCATGAGCCGGGTGCCCATGATGGGCTTCAACCCCCTGCCGCATCCCGATTTCGCCGCCAGCAATCCCGGCGCCTACATGGGCATGGGCGACACCGCCGAGAACGTGGCCGCCAAGTGGAACATCTCGCGGCGCGAGCAGGAGGACTTCGCCGCCCGCTCGCACCAATTGGCGATTGCGGCCCAGCAGGCCGGCAGGTTCGCCGACGAGATCGTCGCCATTACCGGGCGGAAGGGCACGGTCGGCGCCGACGGCTGCATCCGCCCCGAGACCACCGCCGAAAGCCTGGCCGAGTTGAAGCCGGCCTTTTCCGCCACCGGCGTGGTGACCGCCGGCACGTCCTCGCCGCTGACCGACGGCGCCTCGGCGCTGCTGGTGTGCAGCGAGGATTACGCCGCCCGCCACAAGCTCGACGTGCTGGCGGCGGTGAAAAGCGTCGCCGTCTGCGGCTGCGATCCCGAGGTCATGGGCATCGGCCCGGTGGGCGCCAGCCTGAAGGCCTTGAAGCGCGCCGACATCGACGCCGCCCAGCTCGACGTGGTCGAGCTGAACGAGGCCTTTGCCAGCCAGGCCATCGCCTGCATCCGCGAACTGGGCCTGAAGCCCGAGACGGTCAACATCGACGGCGGCGCCATTGCCCTGGGCCATCCGCTCGGCGCCACCGGCGCCCGCATCGTCGGCAAGGCCGCCTCGCTGCTGAAGCGCCAGAAGGGCCGCTATGCCCTGGCGACCCAGTGCATCGGCGGCGGCCAGGGCATCGCCACCATCCTGGAGGCGGTGTGA
- a CDS encoding MerR family DNA-binding transcriptional regulator — MTDKIYSVTQLANDLGITPRTIRFYEDQGLILPQRAGNTRVYTHRDRARMILILRGKRLGFSIKDIKEFLDLYVVDTTQVEQLQLLVGKVRSRVAQLEDQLQAVQASLSELREIERLSLEMLSNKGVDMPSA, encoded by the coding sequence GTGACGGACAAGATCTATTCCGTGACCCAGTTGGCCAACGATCTGGGGATCACGCCCAGGACCATTCGTTTCTACGAGGATCAGGGTCTGATCCTGCCGCAGCGGGCGGGCAACACGCGGGTCTACACCCATCGCGACCGGGCGCGGATGATTCTGATCCTGCGCGGCAAGCGCCTGGGCTTCAGCATCAAGGACATCAAGGAATTCCTCGACCTCTACGTGGTGGACACCACCCAGGTCGAGCAGCTGCAGTTGCTGGTCGGCAAGGTTCGCTCGCGCGTCGCCCAACTGGAGGATCAGTTGCAAGCCGTTCAGGCCAGCCTGAGCGAGCTGCGGGAAATCGAGCGCCTCAGCCTCGAAATGCTGTCCAACAAGGGCGTGGACATGCCTTCGGCCTAG
- a CDS encoding long-chain fatty acid--CoA ligase: protein MSVPPVAIPLRRVDSLLDDAVARFGPAMAMDFLGRRWTYAELGNLVARAAVGFRQLGVRKGVRVGLCLPNSPYFVICYYAVLKAGGTVVNYNPLYVERELATQVRDSGTVIMVTLDLQQIYPKVAGLLEESCLERVVVCSMKDILPAVKGLMFRVLKRSERADIPEDLRHVSFARLTSFGTDLRPETIDPEQDIAVLQYTGGTTGVPKGAILTHANLTANVEQLRRVVGCLEPGKERVLCVLPFFHVFAMTVGLNFGVLIGAELVMLPRFELKQVMRTIAKTRPTLFPGVPTIYTAINGAAKGGGSDLSSIKFCISGGAPLPLEVRMDFQRLTGCSLVEGYGLSEASPVVTCNPPDGTIKDGSIGLPLPGTLVEIHAADEHGKRLGTGEKGEVCVRGPQVMAGYWQRPDETAAVLRDGVLRTGDIGYVDEDGYVFLVDRIKDLIICGGYNVYPRIVEEALYRHPAVAEVVVIGIPDAYRGQAPKAFVRLREGTAASPQELRTFLADHLSRIELPAEIELRDQLPKTMIGKLSKKELVAEEATKVAASDLTAAS from the coding sequence ATGAGCGTACCACCGGTCGCTATTCCGCTGCGGCGGGTCGACAGCCTGCTGGACGATGCCGTCGCACGGTTCGGCCCCGCCATGGCCATGGATTTCCTGGGCCGGCGCTGGACCTATGCCGAGCTGGGCAATCTGGTGGCGCGCGCCGCGGTCGGCTTCCGTCAGCTGGGGGTTCGCAAGGGCGTCCGTGTCGGGCTGTGCCTGCCCAATTCCCCCTATTTCGTCATCTGCTACTACGCGGTGCTGAAGGCCGGCGGAACGGTGGTCAATTACAATCCGCTCTACGTGGAGCGGGAACTGGCCACCCAGGTCAGGGATTCGGGAACCGTCATCATGGTCACCCTGGATCTGCAGCAGATCTATCCCAAGGTGGCCGGGCTGCTCGAGGAGTCCTGCCTCGAGCGGGTCGTGGTGTGCTCCATGAAGGACATCCTGCCGGCGGTGAAGGGGCTGATGTTCCGCGTCCTCAAGCGCAGCGAGCGGGCCGACATCCCCGAGGATCTGCGCCACGTCTCTTTCGCCCGCCTGACCTCGTTCGGCACCGACCTGCGCCCCGAGACCATCGATCCGGAACAGGATATCGCGGTGCTGCAATATACCGGCGGCACCACGGGCGTGCCCAAGGGGGCCATCCTCACCCACGCCAATCTGACCGCCAATGTGGAGCAGCTTCGCCGGGTGGTCGGCTGCCTGGAGCCCGGCAAGGAGCGCGTGCTGTGCGTGCTGCCGTTCTTCCATGTGTTCGCCATGACCGTGGGCCTGAATTTCGGCGTCCTGATCGGCGCCGAGCTGGTGATGCTGCCCCGGTTCGAGCTGAAGCAGGTCATGCGCACCATCGCCAAGACGCGGCCGACCCTGTTTCCCGGTGTCCCGACCATCTATACCGCCATCAACGGCGCCGCCAAGGGGGGCGGCAGTGATCTGTCGTCCATCAAGTTCTGCATTTCCGGCGGAGCGCCCCTGCCCCTGGAAGTCCGGATGGATTTCCAGCGCCTGACCGGCTGTTCGCTGGTGGAAGGCTACGGGCTGTCCGAGGCCTCACCGGTGGTCACCTGCAATCCGCCGGACGGAACCATCAAGGACGGCTCCATCGGCCTGCCCCTGCCGGGGACGCTGGTGGAGATCCATGCCGCCGACGAGCACGGCAAGCGGCTGGGAACCGGCGAGAAGGGCGAGGTCTGCGTGCGCGGCCCGCAGGTGATGGCGGGGTATTGGCAGCGGCCGGACGAGACCGCCGCGGTGCTGCGCGACGGCGTGCTGCGCACCGGCGATATCGGCTATGTGGACGAGGACGGCTACGTCTTCCTGGTGGACCGCATCAAGGATCTGATCATCTGCGGCGGCTACAACGTCTATCCCCGCATCGTCGAGGAGGCGCTCTACCGCCACCCCGCCGTCGCCGAGGTGGTGGTCATCGGCATTCCCGACGCCTATCGCGGCCAGGCCCCCAAGGCGTTCGTGCGGCTGCGCGAGGGAACCGCCGCCTCGCCGCAGGAACTGCGGACCTTCCTTGCCGATCACCTGTCGCGGATCGAGCTTCCGGCGGAGATCGAACTGCGTGATCAGTTGCCGAAGACCATGATCGGCAAGCTCTCCAAGAAAGAGCTGGTCGCCGAGGAAGCCACCAAGGTGGCGGCTTCCGATCTGACCGCCGCGTCCTAA
- a CDS encoding SCP2 sterol-binding domain-containing protein, whose protein sequence is MSADELERLIEESLPKLSRLNAVVCFDLTADGQYLVDARGGRAVLIDGDGDECDCTVKISSENLIKLMTGKMDPMLAYAMGRIKVRGSMGVAMALVGAIG, encoded by the coding sequence ATGTCTGCCGACGAGCTTGAGCGATTGATTGAAGAGAGTTTGCCGAAGCTGTCACGCCTTAACGCGGTGGTCTGTTTCGATCTGACGGCCGACGGCCAGTATCTGGTCGACGCCCGGGGCGGGCGGGCGGTGCTGATCGACGGTGACGGCGACGAATGCGATTGCACCGTCAAGATCAGCTCCGAGAACCTGATAAAGTTGATGACGGGAAAGATGGACCCGATGCTCGCCTATGCCATGGGGCGCATCAAGGTCAGGGGATCGATGGGAGTGGCGATGGCCCTGGTCGGGGCGATCGGCTGA
- a CDS encoding NAD(P)-dependent oxidoreductase produces the protein MRSLKGKTLFISGASRGIGKAIALRAARDGANVVVAAKTVEANPKLPGTIHSAAAEIEAAGGRALPLVVDVRDEAGIAEAAALAARTFGGIDIVVNNASAISLTDTPSTAMKRFDLMMSVNVRGTFAVTQACLPHLRRAANPHILVLSPPPSLDARWYAGHTAYTITKMGMSLCVLGWAAEFREAGIAANALWPRTVIDTAALAMLGGFIKPGHCRTPEIMADAAHAILTRPARECSGNFFMDDEVLRQEGVTDLSGYAVDPAGQLLPDLFVE, from the coding sequence ATGCGTTCTTTGAAGGGGAAGACCCTGTTCATTTCCGGGGCCAGCCGGGGGATCGGCAAGGCCATCGCGCTCCGCGCCGCCCGCGACGGCGCCAACGTCGTCGTCGCCGCCAAGACCGTCGAGGCCAATCCGAAGCTGCCGGGAACCATCCATTCGGCCGCCGCCGAAATCGAGGCGGCGGGCGGGCGGGCCCTGCCGCTGGTGGTCGACGTGCGCGACGAGGCCGGCATCGCCGAGGCGGCGGCCCTGGCGGCACGGACCTTCGGCGGCATCGACATCGTGGTCAACAACGCCAGCGCCATCAGCCTGACCGATACGCCGTCCACCGCCATGAAGCGCTTCGATCTGATGATGTCGGTCAACGTGCGCGGGACCTTCGCGGTGACCCAGGCCTGCCTGCCCCATCTGCGTCGGGCGGCCAATCCCCATATCCTGGTGCTGTCGCCGCCGCCGTCCCTGGATGCCAGGTGGTATGCGGGCCACACCGCCTACACCATCACCAAGATGGGGATGAGCCTGTGCGTGCTGGGCTGGGCCGCTGAATTCCGCGAGGCGGGCATCGCCGCCAATGCGCTGTGGCCCCGGACGGTGATCGACACCGCCGCGCTCGCCATGCTGGGTGGCTTCATCAAGCCCGGTCACTGCCGCACCCCGGAGATCATGGCCGATGCCGCCCACGCCATCCTCACCCGCCCGGCGCGGGAGTGCAGCGGCAATTTCTTCATGGACGACGAGGTGCTCCGTCAGGAAGGGGTCACCGACCTGAGCGGCTATGCCGTCGATCCGGCCGGCCAATTGCTGCCTGATCTGTTCGTGGAGTGA